In one window of Ignatzschineria indica DNA:
- a CDS encoding UvrD-helicase domain-containing protein yields the protein MKLNPEQASAVKHIKTPLLVLAGAGSGKTRVITEKIRYLVDEHYYDPRSIYAVTFTNKAAREMSDRLIGTMGKERGRKVRVSTFHTLGLSILKKHGKLIGLRPGFSIYDQKDSTQLMESLMESDAETIRLALDRISSWKNDLQSLEALRNAALDPFESSLVELYDRYQTQLLSYNAIDFDDLILLPLQLLQKFPDVRYHWQKEIRYLLVDEYQDTNMCQYELVKLLIGDHHHLTVVGDDDQSIYAWRGARPENLHQLRVDFPNLTLIKLEQNYRSTGHILKAANHVISLNPHIYEKALWSTLGDGEKIEIRDFKSAEAESEYIATTIVHHVMLNRANYSDFAVLYRGNHQARIFEMALRMRGVPVKVVGGTSFFQQPEVKDLLSYLKLISNPADDPSLLRVINIPKREIGAITLKKITEFAAENHLSLFETLEHPHLASYIGRAGHKCAQFAAQIRSLSRYENHVEKLFDKLITDIGYEEHLRDQATSPKSFERKLNSVNALREWFAGEEGSLGEILSHLTLISILENQREEEEADAVTLMTLHSAKGLEFPYVFMVGLEEDLLPHRNSIDSDMVEEERRLFYVGVTRARRKLEITFCRQRRRYGEWESCKMSRFLEELPEENIVWYTDGKMPSKEAQRQNTADTLAGLQAMLDGLER from the coding sequence ATGAAACTCAATCCGGAACAGGCAAGTGCGGTTAAGCATATTAAAACACCATTATTGGTATTAGCCGGTGCAGGCTCAGGAAAGACGCGTGTTATTACCGAAAAAATCAGATATCTGGTTGATGAGCACTATTACGATCCGCGATCAATCTATGCTGTGACTTTTACCAATAAAGCAGCAAGGGAGATGTCGGATCGATTGATCGGAACAATGGGGAAGGAACGGGGTCGTAAAGTGCGCGTCTCTACCTTCCACACCTTAGGGCTCTCTATCTTAAAAAAGCATGGGAAGTTGATCGGTCTGCGCCCAGGATTTTCTATCTATGATCAGAAAGATAGTACACAATTGATGGAATCCTTGATGGAGAGTGATGCGGAAACGATTCGTTTAGCATTAGATCGTATCTCTTCATGGAAGAATGATCTACAGAGTTTAGAGGCGCTTCGTAATGCCGCTTTAGATCCATTTGAGAGCTCTCTTGTGGAGCTTTATGATCGTTATCAGACTCAGCTTCTCTCCTATAATGCCATCGATTTTGATGATCTCATTCTTCTGCCACTACAGTTACTGCAGAAATTTCCTGATGTTCGTTATCACTGGCAAAAGGAGATTCGCTATCTGCTCGTCGATGAATATCAAGATACCAATATGTGTCAATATGAGCTGGTGAAGTTACTGATCGGGGATCATCACCACTTAACTGTTGTGGGGGATGATGATCAGTCGATCTATGCATGGCGAGGCGCACGACCTGAAAATTTACATCAATTGCGGGTCGATTTTCCCAATCTAACCCTTATTAAGCTTGAGCAGAACTATCGCTCAACAGGCCATATTCTTAAAGCTGCAAACCATGTGATTTCACTCAATCCCCATATCTATGAGAAGGCACTTTGGTCCACATTAGGGGATGGGGAGAAGATTGAAATTCGCGACTTTAAGAGTGCCGAGGCAGAGAGCGAATATATTGCAACGACAATCGTGCATCATGTGATGTTAAATCGTGCTAATTACAGTGATTTTGCTGTTCTCTACCGAGGCAATCATCAAGCACGAATCTTTGAGATGGCACTGCGTATGCGCGGTGTACCGGTTAAAGTGGTTGGAGGAACTAGTTTTTTTCAACAGCCTGAGGTTAAAGATCTTCTCTCCTATCTCAAGCTCATTAGTAATCCAGCGGATGATCCCTCTTTGTTACGGGTAATCAATATCCCCAAAAGAGAGATTGGGGCGATAACGCTCAAAAAAATTACAGAGTTTGCCGCAGAAAACCATCTCTCTCTCTTTGAGACATTAGAGCACCCCCATTTAGCAAGTTATATTGGACGAGCAGGGCACAAATGTGCTCAGTTTGCAGCCCAAATTCGTTCACTGAGTCGTTATGAAAATCATGTTGAGAAACTCTTTGATAAGTTGATTACCGATATCGGTTATGAGGAACATCTACGAGATCAAGCAACTTCTCCTAAATCATTTGAGCGAAAATTGAATAGTGTTAATGCATTAAGAGAGTGGTTTGCCGGCGAAGAGGGGAGTTTGGGTGAAATACTCTCCCACTTAACTTTGATCTCTATTTTAGAAAATCAACGAGAAGAGGAAGAGGCAGATGCTGTGACGTTAATGACGCTCCATAGCGCTAAAGGATTGGAGTTCCCCTATGTTTTTATGGTGGGATTGGAGGAGGATCTGCTTCCGCATCGAAATAGTATCGATAGTGATATGGTTGAAGAGGAGCGTCGACTCTTCTATGTGGGTGTAACCCGAGCCCGGAGAAAATTGGAGATCACTTTCTGTCGGCAGCGCCGGCGTTATGGTGAGTGGGAGTCTTGTAAGATGAGCCGCTTTTTAGAGGAGTTGCCGGAAGAGAATATTGTCTGGTATACCGATGGCAAGATGCCATCAAAAGAGGCTCAGCGCCAAAATACGGCAGATACGCTTGCCGGATTACAGGCCATGCTCGATGGGCTAGAGCGATGA
- a CDS encoding KpsF/GutQ family sugar-phosphate isomerase, translating into MDAQREIYLTHAKNVLTIEADAVLALQSEIDENFLQICDLLKDCRGRVVVTGMGKSGHIGNKIAATMASTGTPAFFLHPAEASHGDLGMITEEDVVLALSNSGETDEIISILPIISRRDIPLVAITGNQDSTLAKSADYHLLVKVEKEACPLNLAPTASTTAALAMGDALAVTLLEMRGFTSEDFAFSHPGGKLGRRLLLRVADIMAPFEELAALPESTTLTDTLLAMTQKPLGVSVAIDHQQMLLGVFTEGDLRRSLMTGRDIHELTLGDCITRTPYIIAPDALAVDAVHLMETKRITALPVVEAGKVVGVINMHHLLQARVI; encoded by the coding sequence ATGGATGCGCAACGAGAGATATATCTTACCCATGCAAAGAATGTATTAACAATTGAAGCAGATGCTGTATTGGCATTGCAATCAGAGATTGATGAGAATTTTTTACAAATTTGTGATCTTCTGAAAGATTGTCGCGGTCGCGTTGTCGTGACGGGGATGGGCAAGTCAGGACACATTGGCAATAAAATTGCGGCGACGATGGCGAGTACCGGCACTCCTGCCTTTTTTCTCCATCCCGCGGAAGCAAGTCATGGTGATCTTGGCATGATTACTGAAGAAGATGTAGTTCTTGCGCTCTCTAACTCTGGTGAAACCGATGAGATTATTTCGATTTTACCCATTATCTCCCGAAGAGATATTCCACTTGTAGCAATAACGGGGAATCAAGACTCTACCTTAGCAAAATCAGCCGATTATCACCTTTTAGTGAAGGTTGAGAAAGAGGCATGTCCTCTCAATTTAGCACCGACAGCGAGTACAACTGCGGCGCTTGCGATGGGAGATGCATTGGCAGTAACGCTATTAGAGATGAGAGGATTTACCTCAGAAGATTTTGCCTTCTCTCATCCTGGTGGCAAATTAGGTCGCAGATTGCTTCTGCGTGTTGCCGATATTATGGCGCCTTTTGAAGAGCTTGCGGCGCTTCCAGAATCCACTACATTAACCGATACTCTTTTAGCAATGACCCAAAAACCGTTAGGCGTTTCAGTCGCTATTGATCATCAACAGATGCTTTTAGGTGTCTTTACAGAAGGGGATCTTCGTCGCTCTTTGATGACAGGTCGAGATATTCATGAGCTCACATTAGGTGATTGTATTACGCGTACTCCCTATATTATTGCGCCCGATGCTTTAGCCGTGGATGCCGTGCATTTAATGGAGACTAAGAGAATTACGGCACTCCCAGTTGTTGAAGCGGGGAAAGTAGTAGGTGTGATCAATATGCATCACCTTCTCCAAGCGCGAGTAATTTAG
- a CDS encoding glutaredoxin family protein — MTNQTQNIDTVVLYSTLDCQLCEAVEERLQAEGIQYHYIDIVHDDALVERYGWFIPVIKWQEEIYKSPLDLDTIIERIKKSSK, encoded by the coding sequence ATGACAAATCAGACTCAAAATATTGACACAGTCGTGCTCTACAGCACATTAGATTGTCAACTCTGCGAAGCTGTTGAAGAGCGTTTACAAGCTGAAGGTATTCAATATCACTATATCGATATTGTTCACGATGATGCATTAGTAGAGCGTTATGGTTGGTTTATTCCTGTCATTAAATGGCAAGAGGAGATCTACAAAAGTCCTCTCGATCTCGATACGATCATCGAGAGAATAAAAAAGAGCTCAAAATAG
- the recN gene encoding DNA repair protein RecN, with the protein MLIDLYVKNFAIIEELQLDFSPNLTVISGETGAGKSLTVDALSIVLGGKADSSMIYQGEAQGEVIATFDISKIPRAKAWLTENSIGFDDDLCILRRVISNNGRTRGFINGRAMPLHALKSIGERLVDIHGQHAHQSLTRANAQRHLVDQYAGCLEEVNELAIFTREMQELESKLNELKNRDESTQDRINFLKFQLAEFNSIKPQEGEWETINERFDHLNNFELRIAALEEAINYLSDDENGITRKLAQLEQSLQTIENFDPSVKDIKEMINNALILCSESENELNAKMDHEGFDQEELRQVESRMQELNSLARKHRIDPLNLLIKQQELEQELSAQDVSEEEIEELEEKIAQMKIRWQKMADEITQKRLEAIEELNLKITESMQGLAMEGGKFAIHLQPNNPYHPYGNEAVEFNVSANPGQPLQPLGKVASGGELARISLAISVILSMRSSLPTLIFDEVDTGVGGAVAEMIGRYLQELSIGRQVFCVTHLPQVASFGHHHFVVAKTKGESSTTTAIRALTPKGRIDEIARMLGGVKLTEATFEHAKEMIESNRPQ; encoded by the coding sequence ATGCTAATTGATCTCTATGTAAAAAACTTCGCCATTATTGAAGAGTTGCAACTCGATTTCTCACCTAATTTAACTGTTATTAGTGGTGAGACCGGCGCGGGAAAATCTTTAACGGTCGATGCTCTCTCAATTGTATTAGGCGGAAAAGCAGATAGCTCAATGATCTATCAGGGCGAAGCGCAAGGTGAGGTCATTGCAACGTTCGATATCTCTAAGATTCCAAGAGCAAAAGCGTGGTTAACTGAAAACTCTATCGGCTTTGATGATGATCTCTGTATTCTTCGTCGTGTTATCTCTAATAATGGTCGAACCCGCGGATTTATCAATGGTCGCGCTATGCCACTTCATGCGCTAAAGAGTATCGGTGAGCGTTTAGTCGATATCCATGGTCAACATGCGCATCAATCTTTAACCCGCGCTAATGCTCAGCGTCATCTTGTCGATCAATATGCCGGTTGTCTAGAAGAGGTGAATGAACTTGCCATCTTCACTCGAGAGATGCAGGAGTTAGAGAGTAAACTCAATGAGCTTAAAAACCGGGATGAGAGCACACAAGATCGCATCAACTTTTTAAAGTTTCAATTAGCAGAGTTCAATAGCATAAAGCCACAAGAAGGTGAGTGGGAAACGATCAATGAACGCTTCGATCATCTTAATAACTTTGAGCTGAGAATTGCCGCTCTAGAAGAAGCAATCAACTACTTAAGTGATGATGAAAATGGTATCACCAGGAAGTTAGCACAACTAGAACAGTCACTACAAACCATCGAAAACTTCGATCCTTCTGTAAAAGATATTAAAGAGATGATCAACAATGCGCTTATTCTCTGTAGTGAATCGGAAAATGAGCTCAATGCCAAAATGGATCATGAGGGATTTGATCAAGAGGAGTTACGACAGGTCGAAAGCCGCATGCAAGAGCTCAATAGTTTAGCGCGTAAACATCGGATCGACCCTCTCAACCTTTTAATAAAACAACAAGAGCTCGAACAGGAACTTAGCGCCCAAGATGTCTCTGAAGAGGAGATTGAAGAGCTTGAGGAGAAGATTGCCCAGATGAAAATCCGTTGGCAGAAGATGGCGGACGAGATCACGCAGAAACGATTAGAGGCGATAGAAGAACTCAATCTTAAAATCACCGAATCGATGCAAGGCTTAGCGATGGAAGGGGGAAAATTTGCAATCCACCTTCAGCCTAATAATCCTTACCACCCTTATGGTAATGAGGCAGTTGAATTTAATGTCTCTGCTAACCCAGGGCAACCTCTACAACCTTTAGGAAAAGTTGCCTCAGGCGGTGAATTAGCGCGTATTAGCTTAGCAATCTCTGTGATTCTAAGCATGCGCTCATCTCTTCCTACTTTAATCTTCGATGAAGTTGATACCGGCGTTGGTGGTGCTGTTGCGGAGATGATTGGTCGCTATCTGCAAGAACTTAGCATCGGTCGTCAAGTCTTCTGTGTGACCCATCTTCCTCAAGTTGCCAGTTTTGGGCATCACCATTTTGTTGTGGCTAAAACAAAAGGAGAGAGTAGTACAACGACTGCTATTCGTGCGCTCACTCCTAAAGGCCGTATTGATGAGATCGCTAGAATGCTAGGGGGTGTCAAGCTGACAGAAGCCACCTTTGAACATGCAAAAGAGATGATCGAGAGTAATCGTCCTCAATGA
- a CDS encoding DNA polymerase III subunit chi — protein MVQVSFYVLPTSNEASRQKLLLKILEKAYLAEEPALLYSDNQELIRFLDRKLWELPHIEFLPHAVITTEEDINEADFIYLSDKMWPLPHRSLIINIHPFVPDDVKNGLYPRVFEVITQDPQVLEESRNRYRLYRQLGFEIETHKL, from the coding sequence ATGGTACAAGTCAGCTTTTATGTTCTACCAACAAGTAACGAAGCTTCTCGACAAAAATTGCTATTGAAGATCTTAGAGAAGGCATATCTTGCTGAGGAGCCGGCACTTCTCTATAGCGATAATCAGGAGTTGATCCGCTTTTTAGATCGAAAGTTGTGGGAATTGCCCCACATTGAATTTCTTCCACATGCTGTCATTACGACGGAGGAGGATATTAATGAGGCTGATTTTATCTATCTCTCCGATAAGATGTGGCCATTACCGCATCGATCTTTAATTATCAATATCCATCCCTTTGTGCCGGATGATGTTAAAAATGGGCTCTATCCGCGTGTCTTTGAGGTGATTACGCAAGATCCGCAAGTATTAGAAGAGAGCCGAAATCGTTATCGGCTCTATCGTCAATTGGGGTTTGAGATTGAAACCCATAAGTTATAA